The DNA window ggagctcacttccagaacaaaaatgtatggataatgtactcacccccttgtcatccaagatgttcatgtcttttttcttcagttgtaaagaaattatgttttaggagaaaaacatttcaggatttctctccatataatggacttctatttgagtttgaacttccaaaatgcagtttaaatgcagcttcaaagggctctaaacaatcccagccgaggaagaagggtcttacctagcgaaacaatcagttattttctaaaaaaaaaaaaaaaaaaaagacaatttatatactttttaacctcaaatgctcgtcttaagactgaagacagaaagacatgacaaaaaaagaatataaattgtcttttttttttctaaataacaattcgttttgctagataagacccttcttcctcaaatgggatcatttggagcccttcgaagctgcatttaaactgcattttagaagttcaaactcgggggcaccatagaagtccactatatggagagaaaccctgaaatgttttcctcagaaaacagtttctttacaactgaagacagaaagatatgaaaaaaagtatataaattgtaattttttttagaaaataaccaatcgtttcactggttaagaccctttttcctcaaatgggattgtttagagccctttcgaagctgcatttaaactgcattttggaagttcaaactcgggagcagcatagaagtccattatatagagagaaatcctaaaatgttttcctcggaaaacaatttctttacgactgaagacagaaagacatgaaaaaaaaagtatataaattgtaattttttttagaaaataaccaatcgtttcgttagataagacctttcttcctcaaatgggatcctttagagcccttcaaagctgcatttaaactgcattttggaagttcaaactcgggggcaccatagaagtccattatatagagagaaattctgaaatgttttcttcagaaaacagtttctttacgactgaagacagaaagacatgaaaaataaatacataaattgtaatttttcttagaaatgaaccaatcgtttcactagataagacccttcttcctcaaatgggattgtttagagcccttcgaaacagcatttaaactgcattttggaagttcaaactcgggggcaccatagaagtccattatatggagagaaatcctcggaaaaatttcttcacgactgaagacagaaagacatgaacatcttggatgacaaggcagtgagtacattatctgtaaatttttgagctggaagtgaactactcctttaatggagGAAAAAGAAAGGAAGAGGGGTAGACGGACACAATAGGTGAGAAACAAGATGAAATATTAAGGCGGACACTGAGTTCTGGGTGCGGCCGACACTAAATAAGTGATGAACCTGCCCGGGTTCCTGTGTCTTTGATGTGCGAGCGCCTGTTTGTCTGCTGGAGTCCCCGTCTGAGGTCCCTGGGTCAGCGCAGGGGATTATGGGCCGGATGAGACTTTCGCATTGACCTTTTCTATTATCTGCCTCAGTTTGCGCTCTCAGGAGAATCCAGAAAAGGTGCAATAGCACCAGAGCTGATGCCGCCCACATAACAAAAGAAAATTTGCAATAACACGACTGCGCTTGCATAACCATAACACATATTTCCACACTGTACCACCTACATTACAGCAATGACAAGGTGTGATGTATGCTTCACCGTATAGGTAGAGTAAACAGCTCGGAAAAGCACAAACAATGCACTGTGATTCAAATCAATGAGCGCTTCCTGCTGACGGCTCTTGTTTTTTTGCTTGAGGATGGCAAGTCACTCTCTCTCCGTGTAAGGCTATCTTTCTCAAAGCTCTCCCGGTGGAAAGTGAACCTTCCCCTGGGCCATTCTATCTTTAGCAATTTACTTCCGTCATGTCACGTCTTGTCACCGGAGCCGGTGGCAGGCCTTCGAGCTGGTATCCACACCTCGCGGCCACCCAATCTCCTGCTCTTTACAATACAGGAAGAGGCTCTTTGCCTGCTTCCTGTCTGTCACCCCTACAAGCAACCTTCAGAAACATAACACCAGGTGGTGCGCACACATTTAAAGACCCTCCAACAAACGTGCACACACTGAGTTGCATGTATAATTTAATCAActatatataaacaataaaaacaatttagcaatttaaaacacaaatgaagatacttttgataaaatccgagagctttctgaccctgcatagacagcaacgcaaatactacgttcaaggcccagaaaggtagtagggacattgttaaaatagttaaatgtgacatcagtggttcaaccttaattttatgaagctacgagaatacttttggtgcacaaagaaaacaaaaataatagcttcataaaataacgGTTGCACCACTGatggagtattttaacaatgtccttactacctttctgagacTTGAATGAGTCAGTtgcattgccgtctatgcagggaaatctcttagatttcatcaaaaatatcttaatttgtgttttgaagatgaacaaaggtcttagaggTTTGTAATAACATAAGGGTGAGCACTTAATGAtcgaattttaatttttgggtcaactatcctttTAAACACTAATTTGAAAGCACTTttgcaaatgcatttaaaaaacctTTTCTCACACTTTATTTATAGGAACCACACTATATTATGTCTTCAACTACTATGTACTAACATTTAAATTAACCTTTTGATACAATACACATACTACATACATGTTTTTGCattgtacttttatttatttttttatatacctgcatgtaattaaataaatttaattaaagaaattaaattgTAGAAGGACTTTTATAGAGAATTTCACACTTCCTAAACTGCTGAACTGTGTTGAACAGAAGCATATTGTTGAACAATTTTAAATACTGATTTGCGGGATGTCAAAATTAAAATCCTTTATAATCAAATATatagaatattaaaataattacagtcaaaccaaaaattattcagacaccagacataataaaaaagtgttactagtgggtgcaggacactatagttctaTTATGTAAGGGagcaaaataaactaaactgtgacatattatgcccaaaaattcttcatacagtggacttcaagtaaaattgataaaaatttgggaccaacaATTActtagacactttgacctgaccatgttttgctttttaaaccacttttacaccacagactgaacaaaattaagcattgcttggtaattggtcaagtatttataataaatatgataATATGATGCATTTGGATTTCCATCTATTATTGATAGTAGAAAGTTTGCAAGGGAGTGCGATACAAAAAAAAGTGACGCAACTAACCACTGCTAACCACCAGACCTAAGAGTTCTTTGACAGAAACTATTTGTCCGTGACTTGAGTGTTTTTGAGACATTTGGGTCTTGGCCTGTTCGCTGCAATTCAGATTCCTTTGAACTTGCTCAGGTTGCCTATGCATGGCAGACCTAATGGTCCTAATGCATCAGGGAGTCAACAAGGACCAAGATGCTAAGGAGTTCCTCTAAATGAAGACCACgtcactgcacacacacacatattcgaGCTGAAAGCAATCTAGAGAGAGTCAGTCAAGAGGAAGTGATGGCAGGAAGCGTCACACAAAAAGGCGCCACGGGTCATACTTCTCTCTGCCGTCCACTTCCTCCTGTCTCTGCTCCCACGCACGCAAGGCAGGGAAGCAGAATGAGGAAACTCTGCCCTAAGGGACTGTGGGATGCTCAGGGCCAGATAATGACAGGGTTTCCCTGTAAATGGGCCCTGACAGGTCGGATTCGGGAGGGCATCCTGGATTGAACTGAGCCAACGTTGTTAAGTATGAATGGAGTGAGTGAATGTGAATGTGTGCACTATGGCTAATTTTTACTAGTCAACTTGTCATCCCGAAGAGCAGCTGACTAGTCAGTGGGTTAATGTTTACTTTATGTGAATGACTCAAAATGTGCCATGCAACTTCAGCAGCCTTTTTTGTTTCCGGAAAGAGGCGTTCATTAAATGTAGCTTtaagattcacaaacaaatgactcctatgagctggttcttttaatGACTAGTTTAAAAAGACCGGTTTAAAATAGTCCCTGTGTAATTTACAGCATTAGCAGAGAGCAAATGTCTTGCATTTCTTGTCATAACAACTGAAATACACCTAAATTTAAATCAGAACTGAATTCAaaacttgtgaatcagaatcaaatccagatggggcagccgtggcctaatggttagagagtcggacttgtaacccaaaggttgcaggttcgagtctcaggtccggcagggattgtcggtggggggagtgaatcaccagcgctctctccaccctccataccacgactgaggtgagtcccttgagcaaggcaccgtacccccaactgcttcccgggcgccgcagcaatggctgcccactgctccgggtgtgtgttcatggtgtgtgtgttcactactgtgtgtgtgcacttggatgggttaaatgcagagcacaaattcctagtatgggtcaccatacttggcctcacgtcacccctttccttcctttcctttccaaaaACATGAATGTGGTAGCTGCATATGATCAACACATATCTAGTGATTCTAGTCAATGAGTGTGCAGGGGTCCAAGCCGGACAATTGTTTTCTCTGTGCGGTACAGTGTGTACAGACAAAAGGGACAaatggaagagagagagagagagagagatatagcGAGTGAGAGAGCTAAAGTCACAGTGTGGAGGAGTCTATTATTAGTCTATGGCTCCAGCGGCAAAGTGAGGTCACATCAGAGCCCAGCTTTAGGCACGTGTGTGTGCTCTGTGTGTTTTTGCTTTCACGCTCGAGCTGCTCTACACAGCCAGAatcaaaaaaaaaagagggaGATTGAGAGGGGGAGAGAAAGGGCCAGAGAAAGAGACTTCCTGTAAACACGCGAGGCACTCACAGTCTGTTGTGCGCCGTCTCGCAGCATTTCCTCAATCCGCTTGTAAAGCAGAAAGCGCAGCATTTTGCACGGAAGCGTGAGGACATTCCCATAATTCGGATCAAAACAGGGCACGCAATAAACAAGAAAGGTTTGGAAAGCTGCCGGCCACACAAACAGTCCAAATTTTGAGTTTCTTTGAAAACCTGCCACATTAATAGTCATCATGTGCCTTATTCGCTGTAATTATACAGTGGGGATCAAAAACACTAAGGCCACAAGCAAAAATGCttctattcattcattcattcattcattcatgtaatatattattactattattttataacttattatgttattatataatatatatatttaaattaaattagaaatgacattatatttaatataaatataactacTTTTTTAATTGAAGTGAAATTGAAGTGAAAACAGTGAgagattaaaatgtattttaaaattatattaaatataaaaatattgtagTTTCAAAACAATTATAGTTTcaaattattatatattgtataatatatattgaaattaaattagcaattacattatatttaatataaatacaaTCTTTTTATCACAATTTATAGCATCAGAATAGCaatgcatttccaccggtcttagtacacgatataactacagaagagtcaagttttaaataggacaaatatggaaactcgttggacatttttgaacgcgatgctattggtctaataggattcaacaatctatgctaagctatgctaaaagtgatatcaccagaacaggagaacagctgaatggatttcaaaacggtaaaactcaacttattaactcggggggagttggagaatgagcctatttccaaaaaaagtggagtgttcctttaaatataaattgtcagttttaaatgtgtttttttttttttgacaaattatagatttaaattaatatatattattgttatttgataagtatttaaattaaattagaaattacacaatatttaatataaatgtattttttaatcacaAATTATAATATCAGAATAGCAACTTGAGTGAAAAATTGGtagaaaataaacatttatttaataattatattaaatacaaatatttttttttgacaaattatagtttaaaattaatatatattattatatactatatatttaaattaaattagaaatgactttatatttaatataaatatatttatttttaatcataaaTTATAGTATCAAAATTAGCTATTTGAGTGAAAACTTGGTGAAAATTTAACatgaatttattaattatattaatatatatatatatatataattttttgacaaattatttattattctgtAATATATACTGACATTAAATTAGCAATAacattacatttaatataaatatatttattttgtaatcaCAAATTATTGCAATCAGAATAGCAATTTAAGGGAAAACTTAGCGAAAAATGAACatgaatttaataattatattaaatatattgattttttaaaataaattgtagttTCAAACTATTATAtggtattatataatatattaaaattatattagaaTTTCCattatatttaatgtaaatatatttatttttaaatcacaaaTTAATAGCAATTTGAGTGAAAAAAATCTACATGAATGTATCAATTTAACAAatgaattaataattatattgaatgtatagtatatttacattttcattacaAATTATAGTATCAGAGCAGCAGTGAAAACATCAATTAATATCGACATTAATTTAAtagttatatttaatataaatatatgtaatttCTTACTGCAAATGATAGTATCAGAACAGCAATTTAAGTGAAAATGTAGTGAAAAATGAACAtgaatttaaaaattatatttaattacatttatttttcattacaaattATATATCAGTATACCAATTTGAGTGAAAACCATAAACATGAATTTAATATTTTCTTAAGATTTTGTCCCCCTTTTTGTTTCATGACAGCATGCTAGATTATTAATGTGGTCTCAGATTTTAAACCCCCCTGTCTTAAAAAGAAAACCATATTTGCCAAACAACAAAAGCGTATGAAGTAGACAAAACCacaataatgttaaaaatactGATGAGATGAGGAGTGATTATTTAAAAAGAAGACATGACAAAAGAGTGGCAGTGACTGCAGTGACAACACACACCGTTCAGTGAGGGCTCAACATTAGCTAGCCTATATCTCCCTCTAATGGTTGAGCTATATTAACCAGTTCCTGTAAGAATTCAGATCTTACCGCTGTGGAGAAAAAAACACGTCCCACTTCAACCACCTGAGGGTCACCAGACTGAGTATCAGCAACAATTGGATTAATCTAAGGAAATGAGAGCATTGACGTCAACAAGCGATTATTACAAACACGAATGTAGTGTGAACGTCACAGAGCTAACACACTAACTGAAATGTCGGATTGATCACAGTGTTGACGCTGTACCAACCCCCGTGGGGAAAATCAGTACTGTTTGTGAAACACATGAGTACTGTAGTAGCAGTGCAGTTGTGGCCACTGACCTCTACGGTGCCATTCTGAGCATTGTGCCGGTGAGATGATCGAGGGTGAATGTCCATCAGGTGTGGAGGAGGATCTGGAGTGACTCGTTTGCTATGTCTGTTCAAAAGATCTCTGTAATTCAGCGAATCGAAGTTGGTCTTCCACATGAGAACCTGAAACCCAGACGATCACAAGCATGAGTGACATCAACCTGATAGTAATTGGATAGTAAAACAAGCATTACATCACAATTACCTGAGAATCAGCACCTCCTGAAGCAAACAGATCTCCGTCTCGAGAAAACGCAACAGCCAATACTGGACCCTGAGAGCAGGGGAAGAAAAGGCTTTATGGCTTTTCCTATAAAGATGGGCTGTTGAATGCAGGACTATAGGACTAGATACTTTTACAactgaaggaatagttcacccaaaattaaagcATACACTCCCTCACGTCATTCTAAACCTGTTTGGccatttattttttcaataacaCTTGACAATAAAGTCCAATTAGTTAACATTGGTTACTGCATCAGCTAACAAAAACTAACATAATCACATTTGTTACAGtaattattaatctttgttaatgttagttactaaaaataaaaatgttcactGTTAGttcatgattttaattttaactttaaagTATTAGTGAATGTTGAAAATATTActgactaagattaataaatgcttatttaaagtatttttcatttttagttcatgtaAACAAACAAAGTgccttattgtgaagtgtttttttttaaagtgtatcaAAATAGCAATTTGAGTGAAAACTTGGTGAAAAATGAATatgaatttaataattatattaaactgaatattattaatattgcttatttaaattatttttcatttttagttaatGCTAACTAATAAAGTTAACTTATGTTAACAAATGGtaccttattataaagtgtttttttaaataaaaataaagtttgttcatttttttttatttatttttttttatttagatatttttttattattaataatattatttttacgtGGCTCTAGCCATACAATGACAGTGTATAATCATGACTGTAAAGCTCCGAAactggaaaaaataataataataaataagttaaataatgtAATATTCATCTTTATTAAAGAAATATGGACGAGTAACATAAAAAATTAAGTGTAAGTGACCAAATATTACttttcaaataaatttttttaaacataatattattttacaattttattaattttgattatttaaatatatataagtattaaaatatttcatatatatatataagaaaattATAAATTCTAAATATAAAGTGTAATTATTACaattcttacacacacacacatatatatatatatatatatatatatatatatatatatatatatatatagcgtaTGGCTACAACTATGTACATATAAAACAAAATCTACTTTTGCGTCccactgaaaaaaatatcagaatatGGGTTTAAAATAAGATGCTGGTGAGTAAACTAGGACAGAATCACAATTTCTCAATTTCTACTCTATTGGCAGGAGGGTGACACCTTGTGGCCGTGAAGGGTGTAAATGAGCCTCCCCTCCAGGAGGTCCAAGATCTTCATTGTACTGTCACTGGAACCACTGATCAGATAGTTTCcggatggatggaaggaaaaGCAGTTGACCCCGGCACTATGAACTGCAAGACAAAGTTAAATACTTAAAAACAAGGCTACTAAAAATAAATGAACTTGTATGAAGTGAAACAAACACTTTTCTACTACCTCTGTAATGTTGTAATAACTTGTTTGTACGAATATCccagatttttaatgtgttatctGCTCCTGATGATGCAATGCACGTGCCACTGGAATTGAAGTCCACAAAAGTTGCTGACCTAAACAGTAAATATGAAATATCAGTAAACTTGAACCTAAAAagcaaagattaagaaaaataataataataaaacgctCAATTCTTACCCTCCATAGTCTGTAAAAATGTTGATGCACTGTCGTGAGGATGTATCCCAGAGGCGAACCGTCCTGTCATCACCACAGGAAGCAACAAGACGACCATCTGGTGAAAACCTGACAGGCACAGACCAAGCGAGAGTGAGAGAAATCCCACTTTATGTGGCAAAACAGGAAAGGTTACACGAATAGTCTCATACCTCGCACAGCGCACCCAGTTGGTGTGCCGGTTGAGAGAGTAGAGGAACTTCTTCCGTTCGACACCCCACACTTTCACAGTCTTGTCATCTGAGGCAGTGACCAGCCTTTGGCCATCGCTGGAGAACTGAACGCTTCGAACACTCGCTGTGTGAGCTTTGAACACAGTTGATTCGCCCTTTCTGTAACACACATGTAGAATAagatacacttccagtcaaaagtttttgaacagtaagatttttaatgctttttaaagaaacgtctaggttacgaaggtaaccctcgttccctgaaggagggaacggagacgttacattgggaatcgcctgagagaccaatcatctctgagccttattcaaagggccaatgaacattggcgagtggtatttgca is part of the Garra rufa chromosome 25, GarRuf1.0, whole genome shotgun sequence genome and encodes:
- the poc1b gene encoding POC1 centriolar protein homolog B, with protein sequence MASVMEDPTLERHFKGHKDVVSCADFSPNNKQLATGSCDKNLMIWNLTPKARAFRFVGHTDIITGVHFSPSGSLVASSSRDQTVRLWTPSIKGESTVFKAHTASVRSVQFSSDGQRLVTASDDKTVKVWGVERKKFLYSLNRHTNWVRCARFSPDGRLVASCGDDRTVRLWDTSSRQCINIFTDYGGSATFVDFNSSGTCIASSGADNTLKIWDIRTNKLLQHYRVHSAGVNCFSFHPSGNYLISGSSDSTMKILDLLEGRLIYTLHGHKGPVLAVAFSRDGDLFASGGADSQVLMWKTNFDSLNYRDLLNRHSKRVTPDPPPHLMDIHPRSSHRHNAQNGTVEINPIVADTQSGDPQVVEVGRVFFSTADVRSHDSATSSRDQRISGPGRTYMRPREDEDEDQEERFAGGMTTSREERSGIPSSLTSTLENIVQQLDILTQTVAVLEERLTLTEDKLRTCLDNQVLLLQQTQQVDRSDEEAEGPSV